From the Maioricimonas rarisocia genome, one window contains:
- a CDS encoding AAA family ATPase: MLIVLGGLPGTGKTTLARHIVEAFRACYVRIDTIEQTLRDTGLVDGEMGPAGYVLGYRLASENLRLGQTVVADSVNSIAITRDAWRRTGEQHDAVVIEVEVICSDPTEHRRRVESRAGDIPGLTPPTWDAVIAREYEPWDRDHIVIDTAGRTERDCVRETIGQIARAGGVAVEPFGQQTG; this comes from the coding sequence ATGTTGATCGTCCTGGGAGGGCTGCCGGGAACGGGCAAGACGACGCTTGCCCGGCACATCGTCGAGGCGTTCCGCGCCTGCTACGTGCGAATTGACACGATCGAGCAGACGCTGCGGGACACCGGCCTTGTCGATGGCGAAATGGGACCGGCCGGCTACGTGCTCGGTTATCGCCTCGCCTCCGAGAATCTGCGACTCGGGCAGACCGTGGTGGCCGACTCGGTCAATTCGATTGCGATCACCCGAGATGCGTGGAGGCGGACTGGCGAACAGCACGACGCGGTGGTGATCGAAGTCGAGGTGATCTGTTCCGATCCGACCGAACACCGTCGTCGCGTCGAGTCGCGTGCTGGCGATATCCCGGGGCTGACGCCTCCGACCTGGGACGCCGTGATCGCCCGCGAGTACGAGCCCTGGGACCGCGATCACATCGTCATCGATACCGCGGGACGAACCGAGCGGGACTGCGTTCGTGAAACGATCGGGCAGATCGCCCGCGCCGGGGGAGTCGCCGTGGAACCCTTCGGACAGCAGACCGGATAG
- a CDS encoding DUF1559 domain-containing protein: MTKESRKKPGFTLIELLVVIAIIAILIALLLPAVQQAREAARRSQCKNNLKQFGLGLHNYHDVHGMFAIGGTPNVGNNPTAASSCCSGWPRVGWQVRVLPFMDQAALYNALDFSLPEAYLSMVDGKEARRHNVPYTICPSYDGDRFEGGSAEWAISTYTGSTGAASPSSVTATCNIFDAFREPGKSINPTYGGAQTVGARTSGASGMFTRNGAPIRMRDVTDGTSNTIFVGEQMPKCVDHDGNWWVQNGSGNAHGITLAPINTMSTCPGVSNPEFPACTNTNEWQLSWGFRSQHAGGAHFLMVDGTVRFLNENIDHQMYQYLGGKGDGNTIGQF, from the coding sequence GTGACGAAAGAATCTCGAAAGAAACCGGGGTTCACGCTGATTGAACTACTGGTGGTGATCGCGATCATCGCGATCCTCATCGCGCTGCTGCTGCCGGCCGTTCAGCAGGCGCGTGAAGCCGCCCGCCGCAGTCAGTGCAAGAACAACCTCAAGCAGTTCGGCCTGGGGCTGCACAACTATCACGATGTGCACGGGATGTTTGCGATCGGCGGCACTCCAAACGTCGGAAACAATCCGACGGCCGCATCCAGTTGCTGCAGTGGCTGGCCTCGCGTGGGCTGGCAGGTGCGTGTGCTCCCCTTCATGGACCAGGCAGCGCTGTACAACGCTCTCGATTTCAGTCTTCCGGAAGCGTACCTGTCGATGGTGGATGGCAAGGAAGCCCGCCGCCACAACGTTCCCTATACGATTTGCCCGTCGTACGATGGCGACCGTTTTGAAGGAGGCAGTGCGGAGTGGGCGATTTCGACGTACACCGGCTCGACCGGTGCCGCGAGCCCGAGTTCCGTCACCGCGACCTGCAACATATTCGACGCTTTCAGAGAGCCGGGAAAATCGATCAATCCGACGTACGGTGGTGCCCAGACCGTTGGCGCCCGAACCTCCGGCGCGTCCGGGATGTTCACCCGCAACGGTGCACCAATCCGTATGCGGGACGTGACCGACGGGACATCCAACACGATCTTCGTGGGTGAGCAGATGCCGAAGTGCGTGGATCACGACGGCAACTGGTGGGTGCAGAACGGTTCCGGCAACGCGCACGGCATCACGCTGGCACCGATCAACACGATGAGCACCTGCCCCGGCGTGTCGAACCCCGAGTTCCCGGCCTGCACGAACACCAACGAATGGCAGCTCTCCTGGGGCTTCCGTTCGCAGCACGCCGGTGGCGCCCACTTTCTGATGGTCGATGGAACCGTCCGGTTCCTCAACGAGAATATTGACCACCAGATGTATCAGTACCTCGGCGGCAAGGGGGACGGCAACACGATCGGCCAGTTCTGA
- a CDS encoding carboxypeptidase-like regulatory domain-containing protein → MRMLTLVLATLLLAGCGGSDSGAPRLHPVSGTVTYNGEPLANAQVTMIADNGGTVAVGQTDGTGAFTVTTKGEPGAVTGQHKVAVVAMEDGGSGAAPEEGSEDYALMMAGETPQPKSRIPEKYSDVTKSGLTASVEAGEENTLTLELAD, encoded by the coding sequence ATGAGAATGCTGACGCTCGTACTCGCTACGCTTCTGCTGGCAGGTTGCGGGGGCTCGGATTCCGGTGCCCCCAGGCTGCACCCGGTCAGCGGAACGGTTACGTACAACGGAGAACCACTCGCCAACGCCCAGGTGACCATGATCGCCGACAACGGCGGGACCGTGGCTGTCGGACAGACCGACGGCACGGGCGCATTCACTGTCACCACGAAAGGAGAGCCGGGGGCCGTAACGGGCCAGCACAAGGTCGCTGTCGTGGCGATGGAAGATGGCGGCAGCGGGGCTGCTCCGGAAGAAGGTTCCGAAGACTACGCCCTCATGATGGCCGGCGAAACTCCCCAACCGAAGTCGCGGATCCCGGAGAAGTACTCGGACGTCACGAAGAGCGGTCTGACGGCCAGCGTTGAGGCGGGTGAGGAGAACACGCTTACCCTCGAACTGGCCGACTGA
- a CDS encoding DUF1559 family PulG-like putative transporter, producing the protein MNQTKSGFTLIELLVVIAIIAILVALLLPAVQQAREAARRSQCKNNLKQLGLALHNYHDTHGTFPLNYTRQWGNPDPLDGMSASWLVGILPYVDQAPLYNQVDFNFGIRNDPRSPDPDSVEPVSPSNGWIAQQTVPVFLCPSDGNDDVLAGRANYGGQWGVNNYKAVAGANWQWGAWQVTSGIHASTRWGISGNGLDAGNGLVFRGNGRPCANGMEDVTDGTSNTLAIGEAVPEWCTHTWWWWFNGVTATTAIPLNARPVCAGAAGLPDEIGLRNCATDWPNNYSFYSKHPGGGHFAMTDGAIRFVSDNIDIDLYRSLATIANQETASLE; encoded by the coding sequence ATGAACCAGACGAAGTCGGGATTCACGCTTATCGAGTTGCTGGTTGTGATCGCCATCATCGCGATTCTGGTCGCCCTGCTGCTGCCCGCCGTCCAGCAGGCACGTGAGGCCGCCCGACGCAGTCAGTGCAAGAACAATCTCAAGCAACTTGGCCTTGCACTGCACAACTACCATGACACGCACGGCACCTTCCCACTCAACTACACCCGTCAATGGGGCAATCCCGATCCACTGGACGGGATGTCGGCCAGTTGGCTCGTGGGCATCCTTCCGTATGTCGATCAGGCGCCACTATATAACCAGGTCGACTTCAACTTTGGCATCCGGAATGATCCTCGTTCCCCGGATCCCGACAGCGTCGAACCGGTCTCTCCCAGTAACGGCTGGATCGCGCAGCAGACGGTTCCTGTCTTCCTGTGTCCTTCCGATGGAAACGACGACGTTCTCGCCGGGCGGGCCAACTACGGCGGACAATGGGGCGTGAACAACTACAAGGCCGTCGCCGGCGCAAACTGGCAATGGGGAGCGTGGCAGGTCACCAGCGGAATCCACGCGTCGACCCGCTGGGGCATCAGCGGCAACGGACTGGATGCCGGCAACGGTCTGGTGTTCCGAGGAAACGGGCGTCCCTGCGCGAACGGGATGGAAGACGTCACCGACGGGACGAGCAATACGCTTGCGATCGGTGAGGCTGTTCCCGAATGGTGCACCCATACCTGGTGGTGGTGGTTCAACGGAGTGACCGCGACGACAGCGATCCCGCTGAATGCACGCCCCGTCTGTGCCGGCGCCGCAGGACTTCCGGACGAGATCGGCCTTCGCAACTGCGCCACCGACTGGCCCAACAACTATTCGTTCTACAGCAAGCACCCGGGTGGCGGACATTTTGCCATGACAGATGGTGCAATCCGATTCGTCAGCGACAACATCGATATCGACCTCTACAGAAGCCTCGCCACGATCGCGAATCAGGAGACGGCATCGCTCGAATAG
- a CDS encoding transthyretin-like family protein, protein MMSQNDCAPRSSSSAFSSGSICSLTGTLLLLVWAAGCNGSPPSTAPAGGRVTYNGEPVANAVVVFHPEEGRPATGRTDDQGAFSLSTFKEDDGALVSNHTVTVVVDSPAIDSSEISAQAQTGTTQSPIPTTYANRETSQLTAIVKEGETNDFELELTD, encoded by the coding sequence ATGATGTCACAAAACGATTGCGCACCGCGTTCGAGTTCCTCTGCGTTCTCCTCCGGCTCGATCTGCTCGCTCACGGGAACGCTGCTTCTGCTGGTGTGGGCGGCTGGTTGCAACGGGAGCCCGCCGTCAACCGCCCCGGCCGGAGGACGGGTTACCTACAACGGTGAACCCGTCGCGAATGCCGTTGTGGTCTTCCATCCCGAAGAAGGCCGACCGGCCACGGGACGAACGGATGACCAGGGAGCATTCTCGCTCTCGACGTTTAAAGAGGACGATGGGGCTCTGGTGAGCAATCACACCGTGACGGTCGTCGTTGATTCACCCGCCATCGATTCGAGTGAGATCAGCGCCCAGGCTCAGACAGGCACGACTCAGTCTCCCATTCCAACCACGTACGCCAATCGCGAAACGTCCCAGCTGACCGCTATCGTCAAAGAGGGTGAGACGAACGACTTCGAGCTCGAACTGACCGATTGA
- a CDS encoding NAD(P)/FAD-dependent oxidoreductase: MSLRINNIRLPVEEAEDALPAAIARRLGMRRDDVTRWRILRKSLDARSKTDLRFVYSAVVEVPDEEQRLKRASKDVQPYSPATFDDPPPGPDPLEDRPVVVGSGPAGLLAGYYLALKGYRPLILERGEAVKERVPAIRLFDRGGPHDPENNYLFGEGGAGCFSDGKLTCRMTGPDVDWVLEAFVVCGGRPSIVYEHRPHLGSNKLPMICRNFRRKIEAAGGEYRFGCCMEGIDVADGRVRGLHTSSGYIRTSQVILGTGHSARDTYRMLHELGVPMQAKPFQLGLRIEQSQEQVNRWKYGHERYLDILGAADYTLVAKGQRDVYTFCMCAGGIVIPSISEPNMFCSNGMSNSRHDTPYANSGIMVTLEPEEFGSDHPLAGMELQRQFEQAAFRIGRGDYLSPIQWAKDFLDGRASSGDAAIPSSYQRGTVAANLEEVLPPSVIAAIRKGLPIMDRKWNGKFLENATLVGPEMRGSAPVRIERDREQRSVPGVAGLYPVGEGAGYAGGIVSAAVDGLRTAREIVRRHATLSEA; this comes from the coding sequence ATGTCCCTGCGGATCAACAATATCAGACTCCCGGTCGAAGAGGCCGAAGACGCCCTCCCTGCGGCCATTGCCCGCCGCCTCGGCATGCGCCGCGACGACGTCACTCGCTGGCGGATCCTCCGCAAGAGCCTCGATGCCCGCTCGAAGACCGACTTGCGGTTCGTCTACTCCGCCGTCGTCGAAGTCCCGGATGAAGAGCAGCGGCTCAAGCGTGCTTCGAAGGACGTGCAGCCGTATTCCCCCGCGACGTTCGACGATCCGCCCCCCGGCCCCGATCCGCTCGAGGACCGCCCCGTCGTCGTCGGTTCCGGCCCGGCCGGTCTGCTCGCCGGCTACTACCTCGCCCTCAAGGGATACCGCCCTCTCATCCTCGAACGGGGAGAAGCGGTCAAGGAGCGGGTCCCGGCGATCCGCCTGTTCGACCGCGGCGGTCCCCACGACCCCGAGAACAACTACCTCTTTGGCGAAGGAGGAGCCGGCTGCTTTTCGGACGGCAAGCTCACCTGCCGCATGACCGGCCCCGACGTCGACTGGGTGCTCGAAGCCTTCGTCGTCTGTGGAGGGCGGCCGTCGATCGTCTACGAGCACCGTCCCCACCTGGGAAGCAACAAGCTCCCCATGATCTGCCGCAACTTCCGACGCAAGATCGAGGCCGCGGGGGGGGAATACCGCTTCGGCTGCTGCATGGAAGGCATCGACGTGGCGGATGGTCGCGTTCGCGGCCTGCATACATCGAGCGGGTACATCAGGACCAGCCAGGTGATTCTCGGGACCGGTCACAGCGCCCGTGACACCTATCGGATGCTGCACGAGCTTGGTGTTCCGATGCAGGCGAAACCGTTCCAGCTCGGCCTTCGCATCGAACAGTCGCAGGAACAGGTCAACCGCTGGAAGTACGGCCACGAGCGGTACCTCGACATTCTCGGTGCGGCCGATTACACGCTCGTCGCCAAAGGTCAGCGCGACGTCTACACCTTCTGCATGTGTGCCGGCGGGATCGTCATCCCCAGCATCTCCGAGCCGAACATGTTCTGCTCGAACGGCATGAGCAACTCGCGTCACGATACGCCGTATGCCAACAGCGGCATCATGGTGACTCTCGAGCCGGAGGAGTTCGGCAGCGATCATCCACTGGCCGGAATGGAGCTGCAGCGGCAGTTCGAGCAGGCGGCGTTCCGCATCGGTCGCGGGGATTACCTTTCTCCCATCCAGTGGGCAAAGGACTTTCTGGACGGCCGTGCTTCATCAGGCGATGCCGCCATTCCCTCCTCATACCAGCGGGGAACGGTCGCGGCCAATCTGGAGGAGGTGCTGCCTCCCTCCGTGATCGCGGCCATCCGCAAGGGACTGCCGATCATGGACCGCAAGTGGAACGGCAAGTTCCTCGAGAACGCGACGCTCGTCGGGCCGGAGATGCGGGGCAGCGCCCCGGTCCGGATCGAGCGGGACCGCGAGCAGCGGAGCGTCCCGGGCGTGGCCGGGCTGTATCCGGTCGGCGAAGGAGCCGGCTACGCAGGCGGCATCGTCAGCGCTGCGGTGGACGGCCTGCGAACCGCTCGCGAGATCGTCCGCAGGCACGCAACGCTGAGTGAGGCATAG
- a CDS encoding CinA family protein codes for MAHIMIANHPVLMEAAAELEQTAHRLGETLKATGRRIVFAESCTAGLVPAMLARTPGTSEFLCGSCVVYRNGSKAAWLDVPQELLDDREIGPVSEPVARAMARGALERTPEATVAVSVTGHLGPEAPEGFDGVVWLGWAHRETGEVTAIRKQLSGERPERTDDPGVGRIRRQYEAARLVMEVAIEELRRGR; via the coding sequence ATGGCACACATCATGATCGCCAATCACCCGGTCCTGATGGAGGCGGCCGCCGAACTGGAACAGACCGCCCACCGACTGGGGGAAACACTGAAAGCAACGGGTCGGCGAATCGTCTTCGCCGAGAGCTGCACGGCCGGCCTGGTCCCGGCGATGCTGGCACGGACACCGGGGACGTCGGAGTTTCTGTGCGGTTCGTGCGTCGTGTACCGGAACGGATCGAAGGCGGCATGGCTGGACGTTCCCCAGGAGCTGCTCGACGATCGGGAAATCGGCCCGGTCAGCGAACCGGTCGCCCGGGCAATGGCGCGGGGGGCGCTGGAGCGAACGCCCGAAGCGACTGTCGCCGTCTCCGTAACCGGACACCTCGGTCCGGAGGCCCCTGAAGGATTTGATGGGGTCGTGTGGCTGGGCTGGGCTCACCGGGAGACCGGGGAGGTAACCGCGATCCGCAAGCAGCTCTCGGGAGAGCGACCGGAACGAACCGACGATCCGGGGGTGGGCCGGATTCGCCGTCAGTACGAGGCGGCTCGTCTGGTGATGGAAGTCGCGATCGAGGAGCTGCGGCGAGGCCGTTGA
- a CDS encoding putative signal transducing protein, which yields MDADELVTVYTVNEPTKAELIKAALHGEGIACEVSGENQAGMAGVLRVDVLVKAKDAERARKFIDEHEPHHP from the coding sequence ATGGACGCCGACGAACTGGTCACTGTTTACACCGTTAACGAGCCCACCAAGGCCGAACTGATCAAAGCTGCGCTGCATGGCGAGGGAATTGCCTGCGAGGTCAGCGGCGAGAACCAGGCAGGCATGGCGGGTGTCCTGAGGGTCGACGTGCTGGTCAAGGCGAAGGATGCCGAGCGGGCCCGCAAGTTTATTGACGAGCACGAGCCGCATCACCCCTGA
- the leuC gene encoding 3-isopropylmalate dehydratase large subunit, protein MSDTKNLFNKVWDLHTVGTLPSGQTQLFIGLHLIHEVTSPQAFAMLRERDLKVMYPERTFATVDHIVPTDNQARPFADNLAEQMMSAIEKNCREFGVTLFDLKDGRQGIVHTVGPEQGLTQPGMTIACGDSHTSTHGAFGSIAFGIGTSQVAYVLSTQTLAMNRPQVRRVGVNGELGPGVFAKDVILHIIRQLGVKGGIGYAYEFAGDVFDRMTMEERMTVCNMSIEGGARCGYINPDETTVEYIRGRPFAPQGEAFEKAREWWLSLASGPNAQFDDEVSYDAASIEPTVTWGINPGQSVGINEAIPTVASYPEEEQKGVQEALDFMELNEGQSMKGLKIDVAFIGSCTNGRISDLRQAAELAKGNRVAPGVKAIVVPGSQQVRRQAEEEGLAEIFTEAGFEWREAGCSMCLAMNPDKLKGREICASSSNRNFKGRQGSPTGRTLLMSPAMVTAAAIRGSVTDVREMLEPVGA, encoded by the coding sequence ATGAGCGACACGAAGAATCTGTTCAACAAGGTCTGGGATCTTCACACCGTCGGCACGCTGCCCTCCGGTCAGACGCAGCTGTTCATCGGTCTGCACCTGATTCACGAAGTGACAAGTCCGCAGGCATTCGCGATGCTTCGCGAACGCGACCTGAAGGTGATGTATCCCGAGCGGACCTTCGCCACGGTCGACCACATCGTCCCGACCGACAACCAGGCCCGCCCCTTCGCCGACAACCTCGCCGAGCAAATGATGTCGGCGATCGAGAAGAACTGTCGCGAGTTCGGCGTGACGCTGTTCGACCTCAAGGATGGCCGGCAGGGAATCGTGCACACCGTCGGCCCCGAGCAGGGACTCACCCAGCCGGGCATGACGATCGCCTGCGGCGACAGTCACACCTCGACGCATGGGGCGTTCGGCAGCATCGCCTTCGGCATCGGGACCTCGCAGGTCGCCTATGTGCTTTCAACGCAGACGCTGGCGATGAACCGGCCGCAGGTTCGTCGCGTCGGCGTCAACGGAGAGCTTGGCCCGGGCGTCTTCGCCAAGGACGTGATCCTGCACATCATCCGTCAGCTGGGCGTGAAAGGTGGTATCGGCTACGCCTACGAATTCGCCGGCGACGTGTTCGATCGCATGACGATGGAAGAGCGGATGACCGTCTGCAACATGAGCATCGAAGGGGGCGCCCGCTGCGGCTACATCAACCCCGACGAGACGACGGTCGAGTACATCCGCGGCCGCCCGTTCGCTCCGCAGGGTGAGGCGTTCGAGAAGGCTCGCGAGTGGTGGCTGTCGCTTGCTTCCGGCCCCAACGCACAGTTCGACGACGAGGTCAGCTACGACGCCGCCTCGATCGAACCGACGGTCACCTGGGGCATCAACCCGGGTCAGTCAGTCGGCATCAACGAGGCGATTCCCACCGTCGCCAGCTACCCGGAAGAAGAACAGAAGGGGGTCCAGGAAGCTCTCGACTTCATGGAGTTGAACGAAGGCCAGTCGATGAAGGGGCTGAAGATCGACGTCGCCTTCATCGGATCGTGTACCAATGGCCGGATCTCCGACCTGCGTCAGGCGGCGGAACTCGCCAAAGGCAACCGTGTGGCTCCGGGTGTCAAAGCGATCGTCGTTCCCGGTTCGCAACAGGTGCGCAGGCAGGCCGAAGAAGAAGGACTGGCCGAGATCTTCACCGAAGCGGGCTTCGAATGGCGCGAAGCCGGCTGCTCGATGTGCCTGGCGATGAACCCCGACAAGCTGAAGGGACGCGAGATCTGTGCTTCGTCGTCCAACCGCAACTTCAAGGGACGGCAGGGGAGCCCGACCGGACGGACGCTGCTGATGAGCCCGGCCATGGTAACCGCGGCGGCGATTCGCGGCAGCGTGACCGACGTCCGCGAGATGCTCGAACCGGTCGGCGCGTAG
- the leuD gene encoding 3-isopropylmalate dehydratase small subunit: protein MNEITQVTGTGVPLFLDDIDTDRIIPARFLRCVSFDGLGEHAFEDDREQDPSHPFNNDAYRNGSILVSGRNFGCGSSREHAPQALMRWGIEAVVAESFAEIFFGNCTSLGVPAVCAKREDLATLSAAIESDPQLEVTVDIDALQVRYGDQAIPVTMPEGARGALVSGQWDFLSQLLENGDQIRETAGTLPYVSSFAG, encoded by the coding sequence ATGAACGAAATCACTCAGGTGACCGGCACTGGTGTCCCGCTGTTTCTGGACGACATCGACACCGACCGCATCATCCCCGCCCGCTTCCTGCGGTGCGTCAGCTTCGATGGCCTTGGCGAACATGCTTTCGAAGACGACCGCGAGCAGGATCCGAGCCATCCGTTTAACAACGACGCGTACCGGAACGGCTCAATTCTGGTCTCGGGACGGAACTTCGGCTGCGGCTCCAGCCGCGAACATGCGCCGCAGGCACTGATGCGGTGGGGCATTGAGGCGGTCGTCGCCGAGTCGTTCGCCGAGATCTTCTTCGGCAACTGCACGTCGCTGGGCGTCCCGGCCGTCTGTGCGAAGCGCGAGGATCTGGCGACGCTGTCCGCAGCGATTGAGTCAGACCCGCAGCTGGAAGTGACCGTCGACATCGATGCCCTGCAGGTCCGCTACGGCGATCAGGCGATTCCCGTCACGATGCCGGAAGGGGCCCGCGGCGCTCTGGTGAGCGGCCAGTGGGACTTCCTGAGCCAGCTGCTCGAGAACGGGGATCAAATCCGCGAGACCGCCGGCACATTGCCGTATGTGAGCAGCTTTGCGGGGTAG
- a CDS encoding DUF1501 domain-containing protein — protein sequence MLHLPGIGIRHCDGISRREFLSIGALGVAGLSLADLLKAEAAAGLSGSHRAVINIHLDGGPPQHETIDPKPLAPSEIRGEFGPIATKVPGLHVGELMPRLAQATDRFAFIRTLVGSAGRHDAFQCQSGYSAKDLQSLGGRPAMGSVVSRLYGSPEDVAPAFVDLMQGRPLVRNSARPGFLGPAHTPFRPDLSQLFPRELEPGMKGELSRLGDNHSLSLTLDESLTVGRLRDRHSLQAALDQVRREIDSSGMMAAMDQFQQQAVGILTSGRLAEALDLSREDPAVLERFIGPGNPDVPLEHYTSEGPRATQKFLLARRLIEAGVRFVSVSISDFDTHSNNSGRMRQLLPIVDHGLVTLVDDLAERGLLEDVAIVVWGEFGRTPKINARGGRDHWPRVGPCLLAGGRMRTGLVIGETDRYASEPRSRPVHYKDVFATLYRHLGIDARQVTLTDPQGRPQYVLDEGEPIAELV from the coding sequence ATGCTGCATTTGCCGGGTATCGGCATTCGCCACTGCGACGGAATTTCGCGTCGGGAGTTCCTCTCGATCGGTGCGCTGGGTGTTGCCGGACTGTCGCTGGCCGACCTGCTGAAGGCCGAGGCGGCGGCAGGACTGAGCGGTTCGCATCGAGCCGTGATCAACATCCATCTCGACGGTGGCCCGCCGCAGCACGAGACGATCGATCCGAAACCGCTGGCCCCCTCCGAGATCCGCGGCGAGTTCGGCCCCATCGCCACGAAGGTTCCCGGTCTGCACGTCGGCGAGCTGATGCCCCGACTGGCACAGGCAACCGACCGGTTCGCCTTCATCCGGACGCTGGTGGGATCGGCAGGCCGTCACGATGCGTTCCAATGCCAGTCCGGATACTCGGCGAAGGATCTGCAGTCGCTGGGAGGCCGGCCCGCGATGGGGTCGGTCGTCAGCCGGTTGTACGGCAGTCCCGAGGACGTCGCTCCCGCCTTTGTCGACCTGATGCAGGGAAGGCCGCTGGTCCGCAATAGTGCCCGTCCCGGATTCCTCGGCCCCGCCCACACACCGTTCCGGCCCGATCTGTCGCAGCTGTTCCCGCGGGAACTCGAGCCGGGCATGAAGGGAGAACTGAGCCGCCTGGGAGACAACCACAGTCTGAGCCTCACTCTCGACGAGTCGCTGACGGTGGGACGATTGCGGGATCGTCACAGTCTGCAGGCGGCTCTCGATCAGGTTCGCCGTGAGATTGATTCCAGCGGCATGATGGCGGCGATGGATCAGTTTCAGCAGCAGGCGGTGGGGATTCTGACCTCCGGCCGCCTGGCCGAGGCACTCGACCTGAGCCGCGAGGATCCGGCCGTTCTCGAACGGTTTATCGGTCCCGGCAATCCGGACGTGCCGCTCGAGCACTACACGAGCGAAGGTCCGCGGGCGACGCAGAAGTTTCTGCTGGCACGGCGGCTGATTGAAGCAGGAGTGCGATTTGTCAGCGTCTCGATCAGCGATTTCGATACGCATTCGAACAACTCCGGACGCATGCGGCAGTTACTTCCGATTGTCGACCACGGCCTGGTGACGCTGGTCGACGATCTCGCCGAGCGCGGCCTGCTCGAAGATGTTGCCATTGTTGTCTGGGGCGAGTTTGGACGGACGCCCAAGATCAACGCGCGGGGCGGGCGGGATCACTGGCCGCGAGTCGGTCCCTGTCTGCTGGCGGGCGGACGGATGCGGACCGGCCTGGTGATCGGCGAGACGGACCGATACGCATCGGAACCCCGTTCGCGTCCGGTCCACTACAAGGATGTGTTCGCCACGCTGTACCGGCATCTGGGGATTGACGCCCGGCAGGTGACGCTGACCGATCCGCAGGGCCGGCCACAGTACGTGCTGGACGAAGGGGAACCGATCGCGGAGCTGGTCTGA